In methanogenic archaeon ISO4-H5, the following are encoded in one genomic region:
- a CDS encoding transmembrane protein gives MEARSKLIAVVVVIVAVAASATAVLMVFNKSADLMNSEFRVIVTGSMDGESRTEYEIETIPINSLVAVHKLKGNGAEDVKVGDVIGFYSPSLNGNIYHRVISIDPGSRTFTTKGDANTTMEYVGFDEANGIVVNVNHPAGEVVAFVKANILYLVIIVVLFFVMISAVSSLIRLWKE, from the coding sequence ATGGAGGCCCGCAGCAAACTGATTGCGGTCGTGGTCGTTATCGTCGCGGTAGCGGCGTCGGCGACGGCAGTGCTCATGGTGTTCAACAAGTCCGCGGATTTGATGAACTCGGAGTTCCGCGTCATTGTCACGGGATCCATGGACGGAGAGTCCAGGACCGAGTATGAGATCGAGACGATCCCCATCAACAGCCTCGTGGCCGTTCACAAGCTGAAGGGCAACGGTGCCGAGGACGTGAAGGTCGGCGATGTGATTGGTTTCTATTCACCAAGCCTGAACGGGAACATCTATCACCGCGTCATCTCGATCGACCCCGGGAGCAGGACTTTCACCACCAAAGGCGACGCCAACACGACCATGGAGTACGTGGGATTCGACGAGGCCAACGGCATCGTCGTCAACGTGAACCATCCGGCCGGGGAAGTGGTCGCCTTCGTGAAGGCGAACATCCTGTACCTGGTAATCATAGTCGTCCTGTTCTTCGTCATGATTTCGGCCGTGTCCTCCCTAATAAGACTCTGGAAGGAGTGA
- a CDS encoding adhesin-like protein yields MEYKMKKSMALGVVIMLCAVAMVGAGYAAFNGNARTYNMDNSATAGYATFASADWNAITSGNGTADLDTYVYEASSSSKTAYYFTGTTTTATINSNSYTLSLIGTKDFTLTNETGAAISAYKVGVTASSAVGSSSFQYFVKIGNEYKAIATSGTPAELVFDITPASAIADAGTDTVTIGLYIGYIANVYLPDTFIGPAESQSKTGYTQAAIETTTAPADFNGLSFALAAKIPGA; encoded by the coding sequence ATGGAATACAAAATGAAGAAGTCCATGGCGCTAGGAGTGGTCATCATGCTCTGTGCCGTGGCTATGGTTGGCGCGGGTTACGCTGCATTCAACGGCAACGCCCGCACCTATAACATGGACAACTCGGCAACTGCCGGGTATGCGACATTCGCTTCCGCAGACTGGAACGCAATAACCAGCGGAAATGGCACAGCAGATCTTGACACATATGTCTACGAGGCCTCGTCCTCATCAAAGACTGCATACTACTTCACCGGAACAACTACTACAGCAACGATTAACTCAAACAGCTACACTCTGTCTTTGATTGGGACCAAGGACTTTACCCTCACCAACGAGACCGGTGCTGCAATCAGTGCTTATAAGGTCGGTGTAACTGCAAGTTCTGCAGTCGGATCTTCCTCATTCCAGTACTTCGTGAAGATTGGTAATGAGTACAAGGCGATTGCTACCAGCGGAACACCTGCTGAACTGGTTTTCGACATTACTCCCGCTTCTGCAATTGCTGACGCAGGAACCGATACGGTCACGATTGGACTCTACATTGGTTACATAGCCAACGTTTACCTGCCTGACACCTTCATCGGTCCAGCTGAGTCCCAAAGTAAAACTGGCTACACGCAGGCTGCTATCGAGACCACAACCGCACCTGCTGATTTCAATGGACTGTCTTTCGCACTCGCTGCAAAGATCCCCGGAGCCTGA
- a CDS encoding transmembrane protein: MYGIRSDIRVPRNPCRLGLPLICIISAAALSVILFSVILSDCSSADGDERFRVDLENAEGGPLTEPIIDDTYFSFDTMSRPDGVYYELDSGVPIDSTPAYFTVRAEPGPDRILYRITVGMENVSGTWMDHYGIRVLTDGGCYADLTKENGYQSLFYREGEVAGFECGTGYGISLATIGGSQKEVVPGHIGNIRIFVEATPTPGYHEIEFVSLGAVIETRILFETEELGALPVPERSGFFFEGWYDSDGNRVNAKTVVSELSSDVLEAKWSENPDEWPKITHTVVTVENPDGSETVIDTTTIEQSDGSYERHVIETTTYPDGRSEKKETDEDVDPDGEMDRTTSTTSITDHDDGTETWNTETVTERKDGSSETSRIITEYDKEKNKVYEWSDTLKTDTGGETREYIVTAEVVDLKEMKYRVEAILPDTTILDVDNAKTIIDRYDYTVAVVGTHSDSGLLIVPEDTMQIVADYGYYLSVSNDEQYVALDDTISRYLADTGGEVRLKIEKATEDMLTPEQSEVIGDAYAVSIVLTVNGVPVTQPIGTIEVVIQPGYASVAVYRVNEDGSTVRYPCTYDSATGKVRFSLDHLSIYMIEPRNDDSSNAEIYGWIIWMMLIVLTLQSLVLVNMGRRHAYG; encoded by the coding sequence ATGTACGGGATAAGGAGCGATATAAGGGTTCCCAGGAACCCCTGCAGGCTCGGCCTGCCCTTGATATGCATCATATCAGCGGCAGCCTTGTCGGTAATCCTCTTCTCTGTAATTCTTTCCGACTGCTCTTCTGCTGACGGGGACGAGAGGTTCCGCGTCGATCTGGAGAATGCCGAGGGCGGCCCCCTCACGGAGCCGATTATCGATGACACCTACTTCTCATTCGACACCATGTCCCGTCCCGACGGCGTCTACTACGAGCTGGACTCCGGCGTCCCCATCGACAGCACACCCGCATACTTCACGGTCCGGGCCGAACCCGGTCCGGACCGTATTCTCTACCGGATCACCGTCGGTATGGAGAACGTCTCAGGCACGTGGATGGACCACTACGGAATACGCGTGCTCACCGACGGAGGATGCTATGCGGATCTGACCAAAGAGAACGGCTACCAGTCCCTCTTCTACAGGGAGGGGGAGGTGGCCGGTTTCGAATGCGGTACGGGGTACGGCATCTCCCTGGCGACCATTGGTGGGTCCCAGAAGGAAGTCGTCCCCGGCCACATCGGAAATATAAGGATATTCGTCGAGGCCACACCGACCCCCGGCTACCACGAGATCGAATTCGTCTCCCTCGGGGCGGTCATCGAGACGAGGATCCTCTTCGAGACGGAGGAACTGGGAGCGCTCCCGGTTCCCGAAAGGAGCGGGTTCTTCTTCGAGGGTTGGTACGATTCCGACGGCAACCGCGTCAACGCGAAGACGGTCGTATCCGAACTGTCCTCCGACGTACTGGAGGCCAAGTGGTCCGAGAACCCCGACGAATGGCCGAAGATTACACACACCGTGGTGACGGTCGAGAACCCCGACGGTTCCGAGACCGTCATCGACACCACCACCATCGAGCAGAGCGACGGCTCCTACGAGAGGCACGTCATAGAGACCACCACCTACCCCGACGGAAGGTCCGAGAAGAAGGAGACCGACGAGGACGTCGACCCGGACGGAGAGATGGACAGGACCACGTCCACCACGTCCATCACCGACCACGACGACGGCACCGAGACCTGGAACACGGAAACCGTCACGGAGAGGAAGGACGGTTCGTCCGAGACCTCCAGGATAATCACCGAGTACGACAAGGAAAAGAACAAGGTCTACGAGTGGTCCGACACCCTCAAGACCGACACCGGCGGGGAGACCCGCGAGTACATCGTCACCGCCGAGGTCGTAGACCTCAAGGAGATGAAGTACAGAGTGGAGGCTATCCTGCCCGACACCACCATACTCGACGTGGACAACGCCAAGACCATCATAGACAGATACGACTACACCGTGGCCGTAGTCGGCACCCATTCCGATTCGGGATTGCTGATAGTGCCGGAGGACACGATGCAGATTGTCGCCGACTACGGATACTACCTGTCGGTCAGCAACGACGAGCAGTACGTAGCGCTCGACGATACCATATCCAGATACCTCGCCGACACCGGGGGCGAGGTGAGACTGAAGATCGAGAAGGCGACAGAGGACATGCTCACGCCCGAGCAGTCGGAGGTCATCGGAGATGCCTATGCCGTGAGCATCGTGCTGACCGTGAACGGGGTACCCGTAACGCAGCCCATCGGAACGATAGAGGTCGTCATCCAGCCCGGATACGCATCCGTGGCCGTGTACAGGGTGAATGAGGACGGATCCACCGTCAGATACCCCTGCACCTACGACTCCGCTACCGGCAAGGTGAGATTCTCCCTCGACCACCTCTCGATCTACATGATCGAACCCAGGAACGACGACTCCAGCAACGCGGAGATCTACGGCTGGATAATCTGGATGATGCTGATCGTCCTGACCCTGCAGTCCCTCGTGCTGGTGAACATGGGAAGGAGGCATGCGTATGGATAA
- a CDS encoding adhesin-like protein, protein MDKRIAATLAVTVVAIMAMTGIGYSLSAMTYNTGNSAVNEYVVLNFGSYSFGDGDLRYSTVSTPADFTFAVTSSENDVNTVITLTMRSCSSLYAGEHLVLWLRVFTDGATHTVRADLTVTDRAADKSLTVVHDTVSNTGNIGAASSDSTFAFTLTVTGLTSRASVSDYRITVMRTVYEVGGGDSVGTYGGSAHKGYAVGTDTMTARHAGSDDSMIVTLKTPVTGQFQDLRNTGWVYAVSMQLASGQTSSETWDQTPQYAYYDGDPSGTWTYAANGGLKLTDEKTYDITLYIAAKTTDGGFGSPFRPADDIIAGGIIQFTFDSSN, encoded by the coding sequence ATGGATAAGCGCATCGCAGCCACCCTGGCCGTAACCGTCGTCGCCATAATGGCGATGACCGGCATCGGATACTCGCTCTCGGCCATGACCTACAACACCGGCAACTCGGCCGTCAATGAATACGTGGTCCTGAACTTCGGAAGCTACAGCTTCGGCGACGGGGACCTGAGGTACAGCACCGTCAGCACCCCGGCGGACTTCACCTTCGCGGTGACGTCCTCGGAGAACGACGTCAACACCGTCATCACCCTGACGATGCGCAGCTGCTCATCCCTCTATGCGGGAGAGCACCTGGTGCTCTGGCTGAGGGTCTTCACGGACGGCGCCACGCACACCGTGAGGGCCGATCTCACCGTCACCGACCGCGCTGCGGACAAGTCGCTGACGGTGGTGCACGACACCGTCTCCAACACCGGGAACATAGGTGCCGCCTCCTCGGACAGCACCTTCGCATTCACCCTCACCGTCACGGGACTGACCTCCCGTGCCTCCGTATCCGACTACCGCATCACCGTCATGAGAACGGTCTACGAGGTCGGAGGAGGCGATTCGGTGGGGACCTACGGCGGCTCCGCCCACAAGGGTTATGCCGTCGGCACAGACACCATGACCGCCAGGCACGCGGGTTCGGACGACAGCATGATCGTCACGCTGAAGACCCCCGTCACCGGGCAGTTCCAAGATCTCAGGAACACCGGCTGGGTGTACGCCGTGTCCATGCAGCTGGCATCGGGACAGACGTCCTCCGAGACCTGGGACCAGACGCCGCAGTACGCATACTACGACGGGGACCCGTCGGGTACCTGGACGTACGCGGCCAACGGCGGGCTCAAGCTCACCGACGAGAAGACCTACGATATAACGCTGTACATAGCAGCGAAGACCACTGACGGCGGATTCGGTTCGCCGTTCAGGCCGGCGGATGACATCATCGCCGGCGGAATAATACAATTCACATTCGACAGCAGTAACTGA